The Clostridiaceae bacterium genome has a segment encoding these proteins:
- the flgK gene encoding flagellar hook-associated protein FlgK: MASGFGSYEIARSGLIANERALYVTGHNISNVNTPGYVRQQAVMTEKIGPAVYGRNGGIYRLGLGADIQEIRQIRHAFLDNIYRREIMELGYWESRNKTLSDIQAILGEPIDEGLQNAMNEFFNAWHELSKEPESLTVRALLVQKAENLVHLINHTGEQLDRLQNNINTEIVLRVDEINNITRQIAELNIKIAKYENAGDKANDYRDMRNSLIDRLSKLINVNVVETQDGQVDITTGGYYLVQMGTSTRILAQLDGSGGIFHNLVLEGKNVQLPVSGGIIKGLLESRGEVSGKRGSIENGTPNVMTHVTYIIDVSDSGGVDLEEAKEKIIKDIQELNMAGLDVNVTLITTSGNAVLSRKTYGKGEYDGFIQDLGLVTVQADGATENFAAVFGELNNINFRDSENKYAVVFTNSSIDSAQSDSYGSIIDNTGIKINIVTSSGTGWEDLVHDSDGSIYPQDVAEGIIGTDIKTDVNKKIGLIENTNSIIPELKKQLNAIINIMAREINSLHKKGKTMNVPPLDGQDFFVAINPDYPLEMGNIKLNDNLVDLNNIAASFDGERGDNTIALEIAKLKDKPLIEDLTGTLSISEYYQSIILKIGMYGAETERTVKNQYTLVQSADDDRQSVAGVSLDEEMANMLKYKYGYNAASKVINVIDQMIDTIITRMGMAGR; this comes from the coding sequence ATGGCATCTGGTTTTGGCAGTTATGAGATAGCCAGGTCCGGGCTTATTGCCAATGAGCGGGCTCTATATGTGACAGGGCATAATATTTCTAATGTCAATACTCCGGGTTATGTGCGGCAGCAGGCCGTGATGACTGAAAAAATAGGACCTGCTGTATATGGAAGAAACGGAGGAATATATAGATTAGGACTGGGCGCGGATATCCAGGAAATCAGGCAAATTCGCCATGCTTTTCTGGATAATATATACAGGCGGGAAATCATGGAACTTGGATATTGGGAGTCCAGAAATAAGACATTGTCCGATATACAGGCAATTCTTGGAGAGCCTATAGATGAAGGGCTTCAGAATGCTATGAACGAATTTTTTAATGCCTGGCATGAACTTTCAAAGGAACCAGAGAGCCTGACTGTAAGAGCCCTATTAGTACAAAAGGCTGAGAATCTTGTTCATCTGATAAATCATACGGGGGAGCAGTTAGACAGACTCCAGAACAATATAAATACAGAGATAGTTTTACGGGTTGATGAAATAAATAATATAACCAGACAAATTGCTGAATTAAACATTAAAATAGCAAAGTACGAAAATGCCGGTGATAAAGCTAACGACTACCGGGATATGAGAAATAGCCTTATAGACAGGCTTTCAAAACTAATAAATGTTAATGTTGTGGAAACTCAGGATGGCCAGGTTGATATTACCACAGGAGGATATTACCTTGTGCAAATGGGAACCAGCACCAGGATTCTTGCACAGCTTGACGGTTCAGGAGGCATTTTCCACAATCTTGTTCTTGAAGGAAAAAATGTGCAACTTCCTGTTTCCGGAGGCATAATTAAGGGGCTTCTGGAATCCAGGGGAGAAGTGTCAGGAAAGAGAGGAAGTATTGAAAACGGAACGCCAAATGTAATGACCCATGTTACTTACATAATTGATGTATCAGATTCAGGAGGCGTTGACCTTGAGGAAGCAAAGGAAAAGATTATCAAAGATATTCAAGAATTAAATATGGCCGGTCTTGACGTAAATGTTACTCTTATCACTACCAGTGGAAATGCAGTATTATCCAGAAAAACCTATGGGAAAGGCGAATATGACGGTTTTATCCAGGACCTTGGCCTGGTTACCGTACAAGCAGATGGAGCAACTGAAAATTTTGCAGCTGTATTCGGAGAGCTTAATAATATTAATTTCAGAGATAGTGAAAATAAATATGCCGTAGTATTTACCAACAGCAGTATTGATTCTGCCCAATCAGACTCATATGGCAGTATTATTGATAATACTGGAATAAAAATTAATATAGTCACAAGCTCGGGAACAGGATGGGAAGACCTGGTGCATGATTCAGATGGAAGTATATATCCCCAGGATGTGGCAGAAGGAATTATCGGGACAGACATAAAGACTGATGTAAATAAAAAGATAGGCTTAATTGAAAATACAAATAGTATAATACCTGAACTGAAAAAACAGCTGAATGCTATTATAAATATAATGGCAAGGGAGATTAACAGTCTCCATAAAAAAGGAAAAACCATGAACGTACCTCCTCTCGACGGGCAGGATTTCTTTGTGGCAATTAACCCTGATTATCCTCTGGAAATGGGTAATATCAAGCTGAATGATAATCTTGTTGACTTAAATAATATTGCTGCTTCCTTTGACGGAGAAAGGGGAGACAACACTATTGCCCTTGAAATTGCCAAATTGAAAGATAAACCTTTAATAGAGGACTTAACAGGTACTCTAAGCATCAGTGAATATTATCAGTCAATTATACTTAAGATAGGTATGTATGGCGCAGAGACTGAAAGAACTGTAAAGAACCAGTACACACTTGTCCAGTCAGCAGATGATGACAGGCAGTCTGTTGCAGGAGTATCCCTTGATGAGGAAATGGCAAATATGCTGAAGTATAAGTACGGCTATAATGCGGCTTCTAAAGTCATTAATGTGATAGATCAGATGATAGACACTATTATAACCCGTATGGGTATGGCAGGCAGGTGA
- a CDS encoding methionine adenosyltransferase, with product MNRKLFTSESVTEGHPDKICDQISDAVLDAILAEDPKARVACETAVTTGLVLVMGEITTCCYVDIPKIARNTIREIGYNRAKYGFDSDTCAVLTSIDEQSPDIAMGVDKALEAREGELTNDQINAIGAGDQGMMFGFACDETPELMPMPISLAHKLTKRLSVVRKSGILDYLRPDGKSQVTVEYDGQKPVRVDTIVISTQHSNDVECARIKDDIIETVIKQVIPQELIDNKTRILVNPTGRFIIGGPQGDSGLTGRKIIVDTYGGYARHGGGAFSGKDPTKVDRSASYAARYVAKNIIAAGLAKKCEIQISYAIGVAKPISVMVDTFGTGIISDEKIVELIRANFDLRPAGIIEMLNLRRPIYKKTATYGHFGRNDEDFTWEKTDKAEILRKEAEKI from the coding sequence ATGAATAGAAAACTATTTACATCAGAGTCAGTTACTGAAGGACATCCTGATAAAATTTGTGATCAAATATCCGATGCTGTACTTGATGCTATTCTTGCAGAAGACCCAAAAGCAAGAGTAGCTTGTGAAACAGCAGTAACTACAGGTCTTGTGCTGGTTATGGGCGAAATAACCACTTGCTGCTATGTAGATATACCTAAAATAGCAAGGAATACAATCAGAGAAATAGGATATAACAGGGCAAAATACGGATTTGACAGTGATACCTGTGCAGTACTTACTTCTATTGATGAACAGTCGCCAGATATAGCTATGGGAGTTGATAAAGCACTTGAAGCAAGAGAGGGAGAATTGACCAATGATCAGATAAATGCCATTGGAGCAGGAGACCAGGGAATGATGTTTGGATTTGCCTGTGATGAAACTCCCGAATTAATGCCAATGCCTATTTCCCTTGCCCACAAGTTGACAAAAAGGCTGAGTGTTGTACGAAAAAGTGGAATTCTTGATTATCTGAGGCCTGACGGTAAATCCCAGGTTACTGTGGAATATGATGGACAAAAGCCAGTTCGAGTTGATACCATAGTTATTTCTACCCAGCATAGTAATGACGTGGAATGTGCCAGAATAAAAGATGATATTATTGAAACTGTGATAAAGCAAGTAATACCTCAGGAGTTAATTGATAATAAAACCAGAATTCTGGTAAACCCAACTGGAAGGTTTATCATCGGAGGTCCTCAGGGAGATTCAGGTCTGACAGGCAGGAAAATTATTGTAGATACTTACGGAGGGTATGCACGTCATGGAGGAGGGGCTTTTTCAGGAAAAGATCCCACCAAGGTTGACCGTTCTGCCTCCTATGCCGCAAGATATGTTGCTAAAAATATTATAGCAGCAGGTTTGGCAAAAAAATGTGAAATACAGATATCATATGCCATCGGAGTTGCTAAGCCAATATCTGTTATGGTTGATACCTTTGGGACAGGCATAATATCTGATGAAAAAATAGTAGAATTAATTAGGGCAAACTTTGATTTAAGGCCTGCCGGTATAATTGAAATGCTGAATCTAAGAAGGCCAATATACAAAAAAACCGCCACATACGGCCATTTTGGAAGAAACGATGAAGATTTTACCTGGGAAAAGACTGATAAGGCCGAGATACTGAGGAAAGAAGCCGAAAAGATTTAA
- the csrA gene encoding carbon storage regulator CsrA, translating to MLVLTRKKDQSIIIGENIEITIIDIQGDQVRIGINAPKDISVHRKEIFFEIQEENRKAVQIKPESIQKLLKKP from the coding sequence ATGCTTGTCTTAACCAGAAAGAAAGATCAGTCCATAATAATAGGTGAAAATATAGAAATAACAATTATCGATATCCAGGGCGACCAGGTTCGGATAGGAATTAATGCTCCCAAGGATATATCGGTGCATAGAAAAGAAATTTTCTTTGAAATTCAGGAGGAGAACAGGAAAGCCGTTCAAATAAAACCTGAATCAATTCAAAAACTTTTAAAAAAACCTTGA
- a CDS encoding ComF family protein, translated as MAEYFIRIIFPPRCIFCGKPLDIKTRLEICSLCYNSIPFVSEQYCEQKLMAFAKNSIDRIICLCKYSGIIKSSLIRFKFYNKPGYYRTFARLLAERIQNMTDLNNIDIIISVPLHKRKKNERGYNQSLLISRRLAKELGIAEMSRLLERTKNTRSQSLLKNRNERYLNVKDAFLVNNSEQIINKTVLLIDDICTTGFTLEECAGALKKAGAAKVIGAVIAG; from the coding sequence GTGGCAGAATATTTTATAAGAATTATTTTTCCACCCAGATGCATATTTTGCGGAAAGCCTTTAGATATAAAAACCAGGTTGGAAATATGCAGTTTGTGTTATAACAGTATTCCCTTTGTCAGTGAACAGTATTGTGAACAAAAACTAATGGCATTTGCAAAGAATAGCATCGATCGAATAATATGTCTATGCAAATACTCAGGTATTATAAAATCTTCACTAATCAGGTTTAAATTCTATAATAAACCTGGCTACTACAGGACTTTTGCCAGGCTGCTTGCTGAAAGAATTCAGAATATGACGGATTTAAATAATATTGATATAATTATAAGTGTACCTCTCCATAAAAGAAAGAAAAACGAAAGGGGATATAACCAATCACTCCTTATATCCAGGCGATTGGCAAAGGAGCTTGGAATTGCAGAAATGTCCCGGCTGTTGGAAAGAACAAAAAATACCCGTAGCCAAAGTTTATTGAAAAATCGGAATGAAAGATATCTAAATGTTAAAGATGCTTTTTTAGTAAATAATTCTGAGCAAATAATTAATAAAACAGTATTATTGATCGATGATATATGTACAACGGGTTTTACACTTGAAGAATGTGCGGGGGCTTTAAAGAAAGCTGGAGCGGCAAAAGTAATTGGGGCTGTAATTGCAGGCTAA
- a CDS encoding MerR family transcriptional regulator has translation MLNIRNCRRCGKLFNLVGDPPLCQECRKIEEEDFKRLKEYLFNNPGATLSQVSLELDISIERIKRYLREGRLEIAGNSDSFLLECENCGAPIKSGRFCKDCLSDLTTELKKVSREISGSITNKADPKENHNIKYLYKDERKK, from the coding sequence ATGTTAAATATAAGAAATTGCCGCAGATGCGGTAAATTATTTAATTTGGTAGGAGATCCTCCTCTTTGCCAGGAGTGTAGAAAAATTGAAGAGGAAGATTTTAAGAGATTAAAAGAATATTTGTTTAACAATCCTGGCGCCACTTTATCCCAGGTTTCCCTGGAATTAGACATTAGTATAGAAAGAATAAAGAGATACTTAAGGGAAGGGAGACTGGAGATAGCAGGAAATAGCGACAGCTTCTTGTTAGAGTGCGAAAACTGTGGTGCGCCTATAAAGTCGGGTAGATTCTGTAAAGACTGTTTATCTGACTTAACCACAGAACTAAAGAAGGTATCACGTGAAATCAGTGGCTCAATTACCAATAAGGCTGATCCTAAAGAGAATCATAATATTAAATATTTATATAAAGATGAAAGAAAAAAGTAA
- a CDS encoding ATP-dependent RecD-like DNA helicase produces the protein MATVEGIIEDIVYTNEVNGYTVCDIACGKDIITAVGYLPFVNVGETLRITGKWVMHPDYGKQLKVEYYEKIYPQTVEDIKRYLASGIIKGVGPATAEKIVNRFKEETLDVIRFRPSLLAEIKGISLEKAESIGQAFEEQRALTNIVMFLQNYGINAACSAKIYRVLGDNTIEKIKSNPYILVNRDFAINFKVADKIAMSLGIDPLSKNRITSCIKYVLAQAAYDGHTYLPRDILEENVIRLLGIGMENSENSLQRNGKSEIDNGLISLVLDKEVYIEKDEDRQRIYLSNLYLAELGVCKRILELASTSFNMETKVLEDTIEEIQREENIFFAEMQKVAIKEALSRGALVITGGPGTGKTTIIKCIIKIFNKMGYKVALAAPTGRAAKRMAEASGYEAKTIHRLLEVGYAENESELTFTRNEYNPIEADVIIVDEMSMVDILIMDYLLRAIAAGARLIMCGDVDQLPSVGPGNVLKDIISSGAVKTVRLNEIFRQAEESMITVNAHRINKGLQPYLNVREKDFFFINRNNGDDIVNTIIDLCKYRLPQKYGYDPMTHIQVLTPMRKGPLGSISLNKILQEVLNPGHRNKKEKAFGKFVFREGDKVMQIRNNYSLKWEKISTSGSGDSLEGAGVFNGDGGVIGEIDEEEQTIIVVFDDERIVKYDYTMLDEIEPAFSITVHKSQGSEFPVVIIPVFPGPKVLMTRNLLYTAITRAKELVVIVGGEEALNEMIKNERETLRYSHLGFKLSSFDSCV, from the coding sequence TTGGCCACAGTAGAGGGAATTATCGAAGATATTGTTTATACAAATGAAGTAAACGGTTATACTGTCTGTGATATAGCTTGCGGTAAAGATATAATAACTGCAGTTGGTTATCTGCCTTTTGTAAATGTAGGAGAAACACTTAGAATAACAGGAAAATGGGTTATGCATCCTGATTACGGCAAGCAGCTTAAGGTTGAGTATTACGAGAAAATTTACCCTCAGACTGTTGAAGATATAAAAAGATATCTAGCCTCCGGAATTATAAAAGGAGTTGGCCCTGCAACTGCGGAAAAAATTGTAAATAGATTCAAAGAAGAAACTCTTGACGTTATTAGATTCAGACCTTCCTTACTTGCCGAAATAAAAGGAATAAGTCTCGAAAAGGCCGAAAGTATTGGACAAGCCTTTGAAGAACAAAGAGCCTTAACCAACATAGTGATGTTCCTTCAGAATTATGGAATAAATGCCGCTTGTTCTGCCAAGATATACAGGGTATTAGGAGACAATACAATAGAAAAAATTAAATCAAACCCATATATACTTGTCAATCGGGATTTTGCAATTAACTTTAAGGTTGCCGATAAAATTGCGATGAGTTTGGGAATAGATCCTTTATCTAAAAACAGAATAACAAGCTGCATAAAATATGTATTGGCTCAGGCTGCATATGATGGACATACTTATCTTCCAAGGGATATCCTTGAAGAAAATGTAATCAGACTTCTTGGAATTGGTATGGAAAATTCAGAAAATTCTCTTCAGAGAAACGGCAAATCGGAAATCGACAATGGCTTAATATCGCTTGTACTTGATAAAGAAGTGTATATTGAAAAAGATGAAGACCGCCAGAGAATATATCTGAGCAACTTATACCTGGCTGAATTGGGAGTATGTAAAAGGATTTTAGAGCTGGCATCAACATCTTTCAATATGGAAACAAAAGTATTGGAAGATACCATTGAAGAAATCCAGAGAGAAGAAAATATATTTTTTGCTGAAATGCAGAAAGTGGCTATAAAGGAAGCTCTTTCAAGAGGGGCTCTTGTAATTACGGGAGGTCCCGGCACAGGAAAGACAACAATTATTAAATGCATAATAAAAATATTTAATAAAATGGGATATAAAGTAGCTCTGGCAGCACCTACAGGCAGAGCGGCAAAAAGGATGGCAGAAGCTTCGGGTTATGAAGCCAAAACCATTCACAGGCTTCTGGAAGTTGGTTATGCAGAAAATGAAAGTGAGCTTACTTTTACAAGAAATGAATATAATCCTATTGAGGCAGATGTAATAATAGTGGATGAAATGTCCATGGTTGATATCCTTATAATGGATTATCTATTGAGAGCTATTGCTGCAGGAGCAAGGCTCATTATGTGCGGAGATGTGGACCAGCTTCCTTCGGTAGGGCCTGGTAATGTACTAAAAGATATTATCTCCAGCGGAGCTGTAAAAACCGTTAGATTAAACGAAATATTCAGACAAGCAGAAGAGAGCATGATTACTGTAAATGCTCACAGAATCAATAAAGGATTGCAACCCTATCTTAATGTAAGGGAAAAAGATTTTTTCTTTATAAATAGAAACAATGGAGATGACATAGTAAATACAATAATTGATTTATGTAAATATAGGCTTCCTCAAAAATACGGTTATGACCCAATGACACATATCCAAGTATTAACTCCGATGAGAAAGGGCCCTCTGGGCAGTATATCCCTTAACAAGATACTCCAGGAAGTACTTAATCCCGGTCACAGAAATAAAAAGGAAAAGGCTTTCGGGAAATTTGTATTCCGGGAAGGCGATAAGGTAATGCAAATAAGAAATAATTATTCTCTTAAATGGGAAAAAATATCAACTTCCGGTTCTGGAGATTCATTGGAAGGCGCAGGTGTATTTAACGGAGACGGGGGAGTAATTGGTGAAATTGATGAAGAAGAACAAACCATAATTGTTGTTTTTGACGACGAGCGTATTGTAAAATATGATTACACTATGCTGGATGAAATAGAACCAGCCTTTTCGATAACTGTCCACAAAAGCCAGGGAAGCGAATTCCCTGTAGTTATAATTCCTGTATTTCCGGGACCCAAGGTACTTATGACCAGAAACCTTTTATATACTGCAATTACCAGGGCAAAAGAACTAGTGGTAATTGTAGGGGGAGAAGAAGCCTTGAATGAAATGATAAAAAATGAAAGAGAAACCCTGAGATATTCACATCTTGGGTTTAAACTTTCCAGCTTTGACAGCTGCGTTTAG
- a CDS encoding flagellar assembly protein FliW, protein MKLETKYYGVVDIEEKSILNFNEGIPGFEDYKKYVLLGEDQDETVFKWLQSVEKPDLAFVIINPFYIKKDYEFDLEESAIQALEIEKPEDVKVYTIVVVPEDVSRISVNLRAPIIINQKNNKGMQVILDREDYSVRHYILELLQCQKQ, encoded by the coding sequence ATGAAGCTGGAAACCAAATATTATGGTGTAGTGGATATAGAGGAAAAAAGTATCCTGAATTTTAATGAAGGTATTCCGGGCTTTGAAGATTATAAAAAGTATGTTTTATTGGGAGAGGATCAGGATGAAACGGTTTTCAAGTGGCTTCAGAGCGTTGAAAAACCTGATCTGGCTTTTGTGATTATAAATCCGTTTTATATCAAAAAAGACTATGAATTTGACCTTGAGGAGTCTGCTATTCAAGCTCTTGAAATTGAAAAACCGGAAGATGTAAAAGTCTATACAATAGTAGTTGTTCCTGAAGATGTCTCAAGAATAAGTGTAAATCTCAGAGCGCCTATTATTATTAATCAAAAGAATAATAAGGGTATGCAGGTCATCCTTGACAGAGAGGATTACAGTGTGCGACACTATATTTTAGAACTACTCCAATGTCAGAAACAATAG
- the flgK gene encoding flagellar hook-associated protein FlgK yields MGGAFFGLNVALRGLYSSQRNLNIINHNLNNVNTPGYSRQVGIQQASCPLPGYNGKGMLGTGSEVVSIDRMRDEYLDYKYWSEIVSYGEWETKKTLLSEMEATFNEPSDSGFTTVFNDFYNSLQELAKDPGSPSVRAMVKQKAITLAKYFNSTASNFEKLQADINYRIRAKVEEINSLASQICQLNKQIYTAELDGSKANDLRDQRTLLVDKMAKIINVEANEVVVGKLANGVEDRRFVLTIGGRAIVDHYNFEKLALVQRDGDAKLNKEDIDSLYDIMWENGNSLDIKSGELRGLLDVRDGNAGKPGLDGVTKTPSYKGIPYYQEQLSNFVRIFAKAFNEGIIAGEKLTGHADGYGLDPDEEGPLTSATGIRFFTMMNAEGEYLSSGDFLALGNDIDEIYSNITAKNFSISKEILEDYNAIAASDKEGETGNIVVLNTLISMRHNVRMFTEGAPEDFMKSLITALGVDSQQAVRYTENMNAVLNQITSQRSSVSGVSIDEEMANMVRFQHTYNASARMITTIAELYDTLINMLGV; encoded by the coding sequence ATGGGAGGAGCATTTTTTGGTCTTAACGTAGCATTGAGGGGATTGTATTCCTCTCAGAGAAATCTAAATATCATAAACCATAATTTAAATAATGTGAATACACCAGGATATTCCAGACAGGTTGGGATACAGCAGGCTTCCTGCCCGCTACCTGGCTATAATGGAAAAGGAATGCTTGGCACAGGTTCAGAAGTGGTTTCTATAGACAGAATGAGAGATGAATACCTTGATTATAAGTATTGGAGTGAAATTGTTTCCTACGGAGAATGGGAAACTAAGAAAACTCTTTTGTCAGAAATGGAAGCAACTTTTAATGAACCTTCCGATAGTGGATTTACCACGGTTTTTAATGATTTCTACAATTCTCTTCAGGAACTTGCCAAAGACCCTGGAAGTCCATCGGTAAGGGCAATGGTAAAGCAGAAGGCCATAACTCTGGCAAAATACTTTAATAGTACTGCTAGTAATTTTGAGAAACTTCAGGCTGATATTAACTATAGAATCAGAGCCAAGGTGGAGGAGATTAATTCCTTAGCCAGTCAAATATGCCAGCTTAATAAACAGATTTATACAGCCGAGTTGGATGGGAGCAAAGCAAATGATTTAAGGGACCAGAGGACTTTGCTTGTAGATAAGATGGCCAAAATAATCAACGTTGAGGCCAATGAAGTAGTTGTAGGAAAGCTGGCTAACGGTGTTGAAGACAGAAGGTTTGTACTGACTATAGGCGGCAGGGCTATTGTTGACCATTATAATTTTGAAAAGCTTGCCCTTGTTCAAAGAGATGGAGATGCAAAGCTTAATAAAGAAGACATTGACAGCCTGTATGACATAATGTGGGAGAATGGAAACAGCCTGGATATTAAATCAGGGGAACTTAGAGGACTTCTTGATGTAAGGGATGGAAATGCAGGTAAACCTGGTTTGGATGGAGTGACAAAAACTCCTTCTTATAAAGGGATACCCTACTATCAGGAACAGTTAAGCAACTTTGTAAGAATATTTGCTAAAGCTTTCAATGAAGGAATAATTGCCGGAGAAAAATTAACGGGACATGCAGATGGCTATGGCCTTGATCCTGATGAAGAAGGTCCCCTTACCTCTGCAACAGGAATAAGATTTTTTACAATGATGAATGCTGAAGGTGAATATTTAAGCAGCGGAGATTTTCTGGCTCTGGGAAATGATATTGATGAGATATACAGCAATATTACAGCTAAGAATTTTAGTATAAGCAAGGAAATACTGGAAGATTACAATGCAATTGCTGCATCAGATAAAGAAGGGGAGACGGGCAATATTGTAGTTCTTAACACCTTAATTTCCATGAGGCACAATGTGCGTATGTTTACTGAAGGAGCTCCTGAAGATTTTATGAAATCTCTGATAACTGCCCTGGGAGTGGATTCCCAGCAGGCAGTCAGATATACAGAAAATATGAATGCTGTGTTGAATCAGATTACCAGCCAGCGTTCCTCTGTGTCTGGTGTTTCCATAGATGAAGAAATGGCCAATATGGTAAGGTTCCAACATACGTATAATGCTTCAGCCAGAATGATAACAACAATTGCTGAACTGTACGATACCCTTATAAACATGCTGGGAGTGTGA
- a CDS encoding flagellar protein FlgN, with protein sequence MYTGFISKLADILEQERAIYQDILKMSKEKTNVIIEGRVSDLERIVSSEQSLIVQLGKLEELRENLISEISSYLNIPPQDLKISDIIVHVDEEQAERLRICKKGIEGTLNELMNVNDLNSKLIKNSLEYIDFSINILSRLDTGINSYGSTGHVNPSGKRNFLDIKL encoded by the coding sequence ATGTATACCGGGTTTATTTCAAAACTAGCGGATATACTTGAGCAGGAAAGAGCCATCTACCAGGATATCCTTAAAATGTCCAAGGAAAAAACCAATGTTATTATTGAGGGAAGAGTATCCGACTTGGAGAGAATAGTCAGCAGCGAACAATCTTTGATTGTTCAATTGGGAAAACTGGAAGAACTCAGAGAAAACCTTATATCGGAAATTTCATCATACCTGAATATACCTCCTCAGGATTTAAAAATAAGTGATATAATAGTTCATGTTGATGAGGAGCAGGCAGAAAGGTTAAGAATTTGTAAGAAAGGAATAGAAGGTACGTTAAATGAATTAATGAACGTGAATGATCTGAATTCAAAACTCATTAAGAATTCTTTGGAGTATATTGATTTTTCGATAAATATTCTTTCAAGACTGGATACAGGCATTAACAGTTATGGAAGCACAGGTCATGTAAATCCTTCAGGCAAAAGGAATTTTCTTGATATAAAACTCTGA
- a CDS encoding flagellar biosynthesis anti-sigma factor FlgM — MKIWEGVPRILGIYDKQKSINKVESTTPTSAKKDVVSISGQAKDYQIIKKALENVPDIRHEKIEQLARKYNSAGYRVDGRDVADKMLKSFIDKKI; from the coding sequence ATGAAAATATGGGAAGGTGTACCCCGAATATTGGGGATATATGACAAACAAAAAAGTATTAACAAAGTTGAGAGTACTACTCCGACATCTGCCAAGAAGGATGTAGTATCCATATCTGGTCAGGCAAAAGACTATCAGATTATTAAGAAAGCACTGGAGAATGTTCCTGATATAAGACATGAAAAAATCGAACAGTTAGCAAGAAAGTATAATTCTGCAGGTTATAGGGTAGATGGAAGGGATGTTGCAGATAAAATGCTTAAATCTTTCATTGACAAGAAGATCTGA
- the flgL gene encoding flagellar hook-associated protein FlgL codes for MRITNNMLINNMINYINSNLGRMEKLQRQMATGKKISMPSDDPVAAARALKLRTDVAEIEQYKRNVKDAQSWLDITENTLASIGEVLHRARELTVQGANGIQEEEDARKITAEIKQLRTQLIHLGNTTYAGRYIFSGFKTDKKLIDEETGKFAIDVNNSEMIKYEIGIGDDININVTGGDLFNAGKNAVANPSAETGELIRTFDDLIAALESRDQAAIDNCLERLDEGMNNVLRVRADVGARQNRLELTAARLENDNLNFIKLMSENEDIDLVEVLINLRSEENVYQASLAGGARIIMPTLVDFLR; via the coding sequence ATGAGAATTACTAATAATATGCTGATAAATAATATGATAAATTACATAAACAGCAACCTGGGAAGAATGGAAAAGCTTCAGAGACAAATGGCAACTGGAAAAAAAATATCAATGCCTTCCGATGACCCGGTAGCGGCTGCCAGAGCCTTGAAACTTCGGACAGATGTGGCTGAAATTGAACAGTATAAAAGAAATGTCAAGGACGCCCAATCCTGGCTGGATATTACCGAGAATACCCTTGCCAGTATAGGTGAAGTCCTTCACAGGGCAAGGGAATTGACGGTACAGGGAGCAAACGGCATCCAGGAAGAAGAAGATGCCCGTAAGATAACTGCAGAAATAAAACAGCTGCGTACCCAATTAATACATTTGGGTAATACAACCTATGCCGGAAGATATATTTTTTCAGGATTCAAAACCGATAAGAAACTTATAGATGAGGAAACCGGAAAATTTGCCATAGATGTAAACAACAGTGAGATGATAAAGTATGAAATAGGTATTGGTGATGACATAAATATAAATGTCACGGGAGGAGATTTATTTAATGCCGGTAAAAATGCGGTGGCAAATCCGTCTGCCGAAACCGGAGAACTTATCAGGACATTCGATGATTTGATTGCAGCCCTTGAAAGCAGGGATCAGGCAGCTATAGATAATTGTCTTGAACGGCTTGATGAAGGAATGAACAATGTTTTAAGAGTGAGGGCTGATGTGGGAGCCAGGCAAAACCGGCTGGAACTTACTGCTGCCAGGTTGGAAAATGATAATTTAAACTTTATTAAGCTGATGAGCGAAAATGAAGATATTGATCTGGTAGAAGTTTTAATAAATTTAAGAAGTGAGGAGAATGTCTACCAGGCATCTCTGGCAGGAGGAGCCAGAATTATTATGCCTACATTGGTGGATTTCCTCAGATAG